In Betaproteobacteria bacterium, a genomic segment contains:
- a CDS encoding biotin-independent malonate decarboxylase subunit beta translates to MMHSYYEASARERLLGIVDADSFHEFVPPPARVTSPHLAQLDQPVAFDDGVIVGAATLGGQPVLVAAQEGAFLGGAIGEVHGAKLMGLIGRAREEKPAAVLFLFDSGGVRLHEANAGLIAVSELLRAVLRARLDGVKFIGLIGGSGGCFGGTGLIARCCDVLVMSEEGRLAMSGPEVIETARGVEEFDSRDRALVWRVTGGKHRYLLGEVDRLVEDDVPDFRAAAIAALDAPGGLSLAEVEREHERLQRRWDRFGEADDALEIWGALGVAEPERISLLAAAEFVALADPLRRAS, encoded by the coding sequence CTGATGCACAGCTACTACGAGGCATCGGCGCGCGAGCGCCTGCTCGGCATCGTGGATGCCGATTCATTCCACGAGTTCGTGCCGCCACCCGCGCGCGTCACCAGCCCGCACCTGGCGCAGCTCGACCAGCCGGTCGCCTTCGACGACGGCGTGATCGTCGGAGCGGCCACGCTGGGCGGCCAGCCGGTGCTGGTGGCGGCACAGGAAGGCGCGTTTCTCGGCGGGGCGATCGGCGAGGTGCACGGTGCCAAGCTCATGGGTCTGATTGGCCGCGCCCGCGAAGAGAAGCCCGCCGCCGTGCTGTTTCTGTTCGACTCCGGCGGTGTGCGCCTGCACGAAGCCAACGCCGGCCTGATCGCGGTTTCCGAACTGCTGCGCGCGGTGCTGCGGGCGCGCCTGGACGGCGTCAAGTTCATCGGACTCATCGGCGGCTCTGGTGGTTGCTTCGGCGGCACCGGACTCATCGCCCGCTGCTGCGACGTCCTGGTGATGTCGGAGGAAGGGCGGCTTGCCATGTCGGGTCCGGAAGTGATCGAAACCGCGCGCGGTGTCGAGGAGTTCGACTCGCGCGACCGGGCGCTGGTGTGGCGCGTGACGGGTGGCAAGCACCGCTACCTGCTCGGTGAAGTCGACCGCCTGGTCGAGGACGATGTCCCGGATTTCCGCGCGGCGGCGATCGCGGCGCTCGATGCTCCTGGCGGATTGTCGCTCGCCGAGGTCGAGCGTGAGCACGAACGCCTGCAGCGACGCTGGGACCGCTTCGGAGAGGCCGACGATGCGCTGGAGATCTGGGGGGCGCTCGGCGTTGCCGAGCCGGAACGCATCTCGCTGCTTGCCGCCGCCGAATTCGTTGCGCTGGCCGATCCGCTGAGGAGGGCATCATGA
- the mdcE gene encoding biotin-independent malonate decarboxylase subunit gamma, whose protein sequence is MNRKQLLQALFGDTWKVEQERGNFFAGTGRAGDDPIQVIGTDDATEVGVDLALAMAGAVLDTVRAHPGRPILFLLDTQGQRLRRRDELLGLNGYMAHLAKCVEIARSRGHRILSLVYGQAVSGGYLTTGMMADACYALADAEIKVMNLPAMSRITKIPLERLEALSQQSPVFSPGVGNYYRMGHLTEIWQGDLAGHLRSALADAGTSAAAAGADSRMARGLERGGRTRAYPVAERVRSGG, encoded by the coding sequence ATGAACCGCAAGCAACTCCTGCAGGCCCTGTTCGGCGATACCTGGAAGGTCGAGCAGGAGCGGGGCAACTTCTTCGCGGGCACCGGCCGCGCCGGCGACGACCCGATCCAGGTGATCGGCACCGACGATGCAACCGAGGTCGGCGTCGACCTGGCGCTGGCGATGGCAGGTGCCGTGCTCGACACCGTGCGTGCACACCCGGGGCGCCCGATCCTCTTCCTCCTCGACACCCAGGGCCAGCGTCTGCGACGGCGCGACGAACTCCTCGGCCTGAACGGCTACATGGCGCATCTCGCCAAGTGCGTCGAGATCGCGCGCAGCCGCGGCCACCGCATTCTGAGCCTGGTGTACGGGCAGGCGGTCAGCGGCGGCTATCTCACCACGGGGATGATGGCCGATGCCTGCTACGCGCTCGCCGACGCCGAGATCAAGGTGATGAATCTGCCGGCCATGTCGCGCATCACCAAGATCCCGCTGGAGCGACTGGAAGCGCTGTCGCAGCAGTCGCCGGTGTTCTCCCCGGGTGTCGGCAACTACTACCGGATGGGTCATCTCACCGAGATCTGGCAGGGCGACCTCGCGGGACATCTGCGCAGTGCTCTGGCGGATGCGGGCACGAGCGCCGCGGCGGCAGGTGCCGATTCGCGCATGGCGCGCGGCCTGGAGCGCGGCGGGCGGACCCGCGCGTATCCCGTCGCCGAGCGGGTGCGAAGCGGTGGCTAG
- the mdcC gene encoding malonate decarboxylase acyl carrier protein — MEQLEYALQSASQTRDREPVLVGVVGSGNCEVLVEGGGEDSRCDVTVNTSALGFAPIWEAVLRDFAARCHAGRLKIEINDVGATPAVVSLRLDQAIEAWEEGN; from the coding sequence ATGGAACAGCTCGAATATGCGTTGCAGAGCGCAAGCCAGACGCGGGACCGCGAGCCGGTGCTGGTCGGCGTCGTCGGTTCCGGCAACTGCGAGGTGTTGGTCGAGGGCGGCGGCGAGGACAGCCGCTGCGACGTGACCGTGAATACATCGGCGCTCGGGTTCGCGCCGATCTGGGAGGCGGTGCTGCGCGACTTCGCGGCGCGCTGCCATGCCGGGCGGCTCAAGATCGAGATCAACGACGTCGGCGCCACGCCGGCGGTGGTCAGCCTGCGCCTGGATCAGGCGATCGAGGCGTGGGAGGAGGGCAACTGA